A window from Podospora bellae-mahoneyi strain CBS 112042 chromosome 1 map unlocalized CBS112042p_1, whole genome shotgun sequence encodes these proteins:
- the EPT1 gene encoding Phosphotransferase (COG:I; EggNog:ENOG503NUD8), protein MVYVRQERLPALKQYKYSSVDHSLVSKYILKPFYTNVVIKLFPLSMAPNLITLTGFMFVVANFLTLLWYNPTLDQDCPSWVYYSWAAGLFLYQTFDAVDGTQARRTKQSGPLGELFDHGVDALNTSLEVLIFAASQNMGQSWKTVATLFASLLTFYVQTWDEYHTKTLTLGIVNGPVEGILILVGVYALTGYKGGASFWQQGMLAAVGIPQEILGLTIPEGVYNMNFTEWYMVQGTVVLVYNTVESARNVIRARRAKGDKSRYALVGLGPFFAAWGLIVAYLWLQPGILRGHLVPFALFAGLVNAYSVGQMITAHLVKLDFPYWNVMVIPLGFGVVDSLGPLLLKHSPIPGLGWPSALGDGVYQVAYMFCMLGMAVGVYGSFVVDVIVTICDYLDIWCLTIKHPYVPEEEDESNGELKKKN, encoded by the coding sequence ATGGTCTACGTCCGTCAAGAGCGGCTCCCGGCCCTCAAGCAATACAAGTACTCCTCGGTCGACCACTCCCTCGTCTCGAAATATATCCTCAAGCCCTTTTACACCAACGTCGTGATCAAACTGTTCCCCCTGTCCATGGCCCCCAACCTGATCACCCTGACGGGCTTCATGTTTGTCGTCGCCAACTTTTTGACCCTGCTCTGGTACAACCCCACGCTTGACCAAGACTGCCCGTCGTGGGTGTACTACTCCTGGGCTGCCGGCCTCTTCCTCTACCAGACCTTTGACGCCGTCGACGGGACCCAGGCAAGAAGGACGAAGCAGTCTGGCCCGCTGGGCGAGCTGTTCGATCACGGCGTTGACGCGCTGAACACGAGCTTGGAGGTGCTGATTTTTGCGGCGTCGCAGAACATGGGGCAGTCTTGGAAGACGGTCGCGACGCTGTTTGCGAGTTTGTTGACGTTTTATGTCCAGACCTGGGATGAGTACCACACCAAGACTCTGACGCTCGGGATTGTCAACgggccggtggaggggatttTGATTTTGGTGGGAGTGTATGCCTTGACGGGTTACAAGGGAGGGGCGAGTTTCTGGCAGCAGGGGATGCTGGCTGCTGTCGGAATCCCGCAGGAGATTTTGGGCCTGACGATCCCGGAGGGGGTTTACAACATGAACTTTACCGAGTGGTACATGGTTCAGGGAACGGTTGTGTTGGTTTACAACACTGTCGAGTCGGCGAGGAATGTGAttcgggcgaggagggcgaagGGGGACAAGTCGCGGTATGCTCTGGTCGGGCTGGGACCATTCTTCGCGGCATGGGGGCTGATTGTGGCTTATCTGTGGTTGCAGCcggggattttgagggggcaTTTGGTTCCTTTTGCGCTGTTTGCCGGGTTGGTGAATGCGTATAGCGTGGGACAGATGATCACGGCGCATTTAGTCAAGTTGGATTTCCCCTACTGGAACGTCATGGTCATCCCTCTGGgctttggggtggtggattcgCTTGGACCGTTGCTGCTGAAGCATAGCCCTATTCCTGGCCTGGGGTGGCCAAGTGCCCTCGGGGATGGGGTGTATCAGGTTGCGTACATGTTCTGCATGCtggggatggcggtgggTGTGTATGGGAGTTTTGTGGTGGATGTGATTGTGACGATTTGCGACTACTTGGACATTTGGTGCTTGACGATTAAGCACCCGTATGttcctgaggaggaggacgagagcAACggggagttgaagaagaagaattga
- the YAP3 gene encoding AP-1-like transcription factor (EggNog:ENOG503NXPQ; COG:K), which yields MDFTHTAYFGGSQPYQFMGIPPPLTPAHSTSVASDDFNTTSPPEVYEQYPNGIPHEQFQNFDNYVQFNPAQTFPGPPTPPGQAPIPAPVQPGPINGAVPQARPPTVEILPLSTIDFDEQSRRQQGSNSEEDDLTPAQSRRKAQNRAAQRAFRERKERHVKDLENRLQQTEQREQETATENERLKKELQQKMTELEILRATSNTNGGGSPGRNSASPVVTGPMSYNPTDFYSNVLQNHANKTPSHRIVTSDSGERLLAAGATWELIISHDLFRRGLVDIGAVSERIKPLAKCDGQGPVFEERAILMAIEQSVASGSDELL from the exons ATGGATTTCACACATACCGCGTACTTTGGTGGCTCTCAGCCCTACCAATTCATGGggatccctcctcccctcacTCCGGCGCATTCCACATCGGTAGCGTCGGACgacttcaacaccacctcacctccg GAGGTCTACGAGCAATACCCCAACGGCATCCCTCATGAGCAGTTCCAGAACTTCGACAACTACGTCCAATTCAATCCTGCGCAGACCTTCCCGGGTCCACCCACGCCGCCGGGTCAGGCTCCCATTCCTGCACCTGTGCAGCCGGGCCCCATCAATGGCGCCGTCCCGCAGGCGCGGCCCCCTACCGTTGAGATCCTGCCTCTCTCCACGATAGACTTTGACGAGCAGAGCCGTCGGCAACAAGGGTCCAATTCGGAAGAGGATGACCTGACCCCAGCCCAGTCGAGGCGCAAAGCTCAAAACCGTGCAGC TCAACGAGCCTTCCGCGAGCGCAAGGAACGCCACGTCAAGGACCTCGAAAACCGCCTGCAACAAACCGAGCAAAGGGAGCAGGAGACGGCGACCGAGAATGAGCGCCTAAAGAAGGAACTGCAGCAGAAGATGACCGAGCTCGAGATCCTGCGGGCGACATCCAATACTAACGGTGGTGGGTCGCCCGGCAGGAACAGCGCCTCACCAGTCGTGACAGGTCCCATGTCGTACAACCCAACCGACTTTTACTCCAACGTCCTCCAGAACCACGCCAACAAGACTCCAAGCCACAGGATAGTGACCAGTGACAGCGGCGAACGTCTTCTCGCTGCAGGCGCAACGTGGGAGCTAATCATCAGCCATGATCTCTTCCGGCGTGGACTGGTTGATATCGGAGCAGTCAGCGAACGGATCAAGCCTCTGGCCAAGTGCGATGGCCAAGGCCCTGTGTTTGAGGAAAGGGCCATTCTCATGGCCATCGAGCAGAGTGTGGCCAGTGGGAGCGACGAGCTTCTTTGA